The Hemibagrus wyckioides isolate EC202008001 linkage group LG25, SWU_Hwy_1.0, whole genome shotgun sequence genome has a segment encoding these proteins:
- the pkib gene encoding cAMP-dependent protein kinase inhibitor beta, which translates to MTDVETVVTDFAATGRTGRRNAMPDILGSNAGAEAADLPNKLADLAVGDDAEHGGEGSSSSDPASDPAGGKDQAEGT; encoded by the exons ATGACTGATGTGGAGACTGTTGTCACCGACTTCGCTGCCACGGGAAGGACTGGCCGACGAAACGCCATGCCAGATATTTTAGGTTCCAACGCAGGAGCCGAAGCGGCTGACCTTCCTAACAAATTGGCTGATCTTGCTGTTGGAG ATGATGCTGAGCATGGAGGAGAAGGATCATCCTCGAGTGACCCAGCCAGTGACCCTGCAGGGGGAAAGGACCAGGCAGAAGGAACATAA